A part of Tardiphaga sp. vice304 genomic DNA contains:
- a CDS encoding efflux RND transporter periplasmic adaptor subunit, with the protein MIVLLGSLSLGAATSVEAGPAAGESNDIVIPLEDREIRSAGIGAVPVVPERGETELSLPGTVAIPPSQLRVVAAPANGLVEAVLVATDEIVTAGQPIARLRSPDLVEAQRQYLAAIADEALSADRLRRIRFLFESRAAPERELRVVETEAINAKSRLDERAQILSLMEMSEADIETLRNSRRIQSSVTVHAPISGTVVRRDASPGQRVEAAAPVISLAALDPLWINIQVPAARLPALSAGQAVVMPAYGVQGRIVRVGHTVDASTQSAVAVAEIGSANGAIRPGLAVLVTIRIGQNGEAQWSVPATSVVRHRDRAWVFVKAPQGFLARPVQVISETAHSASVRGAFATGDEVADRGIIALLAELAAADKD; encoded by the coding sequence ATGATAGTCTTGCTTGGCTCGCTGTCGTTGGGCGCCGCGACCTCTGTCGAGGCGGGCCCTGCCGCCGGTGAATCCAATGACATCGTCATCCCACTCGAAGATCGCGAGATCCGGTCGGCGGGGATCGGTGCGGTGCCTGTCGTGCCGGAGCGCGGCGAGACCGAATTGTCGCTGCCCGGTACGGTGGCAATTCCACCCTCCCAACTCCGGGTCGTCGCTGCGCCCGCAAACGGCCTCGTCGAAGCGGTACTTGTCGCCACCGACGAAATCGTAACGGCCGGCCAGCCAATCGCGCGCCTGCGCTCGCCCGACCTCGTCGAGGCGCAGCGGCAGTACCTCGCTGCCATCGCCGACGAGGCGCTATCCGCGGATCGCCTCCGTCGCATCCGCTTTCTTTTTGAAAGCAGGGCGGCGCCGGAGCGCGAACTACGTGTCGTCGAGACGGAAGCGATCAATGCCAAGTCGCGTCTCGACGAGCGAGCACAGATCCTGAGCCTGATGGAAATGTCGGAGGCCGACATTGAGACGCTGCGCAACTCGCGGCGGATACAGAGCTCCGTTACGGTCCACGCGCCAATCTCCGGCACTGTGGTGCGGCGCGACGCCAGCCCCGGCCAGCGTGTAGAGGCTGCAGCGCCCGTAATATCTCTTGCGGCGCTCGACCCCTTGTGGATCAACATCCAGGTGCCGGCGGCCCGCTTGCCGGCGCTCTCCGCCGGGCAGGCTGTCGTGATGCCGGCTTATGGCGTGCAGGGCCGCATCGTCCGGGTCGGACATACTGTTGACGCTTCGACGCAATCAGCCGTCGCGGTCGCCGAAATCGGCTCTGCCAATGGCGCGATCCGACCTGGGCTTGCCGTTCTCGTCACGATCCGCATCGGCCAGAACGGCGAGGCGCAATGGTCGGTACCGGCAACATCGGTCGTACGTCACCGCGACCGGGCCTGGGTATTCGTGAAAGCCCCGCAAGGATTCTTGGCGCGCCCCGTACAGGTGATTTCGGAAACCGCGCACAGCGCTTCGGTTCGCGGTGCTTTCGCTACCGGCGATGAGGTGGCCGATCGCGGGATCATCGCGCTGCTCGCCGAACTCGCGGCTGCAGACAAGGATTAA
- a CDS encoding efflux RND transporter permease subunit: MMSGLVQIALQQRLIVFIGAIALAVWGTVAYQKLSIDAFPDVAPIQVLVSMQAPGLTPEELESRVTTPIELAARGIPNLVRMRSTTRYAVALLTFEFADGTDIFWARAQVNERLQEVRDQLPAGSDGGLAPIVTPLAEMVMFTIEAATMSAQEKRSLLDWTIRPALRSLPGVADVNVLGGHVRTFEVIPAASAMAARGITTQMLEKAVEVNNRNDGAGRIRSGEEALLVRSEGRIQTLDDIRNTVVATRNGVTVRVSDIADVRFGSLARNGVVTADAAGEAVWGMVLGLRGANARTVVDGVKARFASLEPQLPEGARIVIFYDRSELIGKAVWTVQKVLLEAILFVVVLLLLFLGNLRSALVVSLILPLAVLTTFGVMRMLGWSANIMSLGGLAIAIGLLVDCAVVVVENVEHRLSTVEKPTLAARLRLALEATREVAVPLVSGVAIIILVFMPLLALQGLEGRLFSPVALTIVVALIAALLLSLTVVPALSAHLLRAGAHAEPWLVRKLHAGYDPLLAYVMRRPIGVVVAVAIGIAAAVVVFPRIGSTFMPVMDEGTPVITIRKFPTISVDEAAQTDLRIQQALKAEIPEIRRVIARAGADELGIDPVGLNETDMFMTLAPRREWRGDDMRWFLGELRRVLDSVPGISYALTQPIDMRVQEMIIGARGDVVVKVFGDDIATLNRVGRDVAAAIRSVPGAIDVFALRNAGMRYFTVAVDRAQAGRFGLNAAEVQEALRVWVDGRRLGIVLEGQVRTPLVVRGEERLRVSAADLARVPVVLPGGGTVELAQVANIKVEDGPIQVIREDGQRFATVLANVRGRDLVGFVNDAKAAAARIELPKGYSLVWGGQFENQQRAAARLTIVVPIALGAIFLLLYLTFGSLRQAALVFCNVPFATIGGVVALWASGEFLSVPASVGFIALMGIAVLNGVVLVSYINEVCARGTLPFREAVMEGARRRLRPVTLTASIAALGLTPFLFADGPGSEIQRPLAIVVIGGLITATALTLLLLPILYDRFALPRAERRKLAEQEPDLEQVGEASDTPHRPAQIITQDVSAHRAAFPRPAAADDRATAEG; encoded by the coding sequence ATGATGTCCGGTCTGGTTCAAATCGCGCTGCAGCAGCGTCTCATCGTGTTCATCGGGGCAATCGCATTGGCCGTCTGGGGAACGGTTGCCTATCAGAAGCTTTCAATCGACGCCTTTCCCGATGTCGCACCGATCCAAGTATTGGTTTCGATGCAGGCGCCCGGCCTCACACCCGAGGAACTTGAGAGCCGGGTCACTACGCCAATCGAGTTGGCTGCGCGCGGCATTCCGAACCTTGTGCGCATGCGATCCACGACACGCTACGCGGTCGCGCTGCTGACTTTCGAGTTTGCCGACGGAACCGATATTTTCTGGGCTCGCGCGCAGGTCAATGAGCGCCTGCAGGAAGTGCGCGACCAGCTTCCCGCCGGTAGCGACGGTGGCCTCGCCCCGATCGTGACCCCCCTTGCTGAAATGGTGATGTTCACGATCGAGGCGGCGACCATGTCGGCGCAGGAAAAGCGGTCGCTGCTCGACTGGACGATCCGGCCGGCGCTGCGGAGCCTTCCGGGCGTTGCCGACGTCAATGTGTTGGGCGGCCATGTGCGCACCTTCGAAGTAATCCCTGCGGCCTCTGCAATGGCCGCGCGCGGCATTACCACGCAGATGCTGGAGAAAGCTGTCGAGGTCAACAACCGCAATGACGGTGCCGGCCGCATCCGCAGCGGCGAAGAAGCGTTGCTGGTCCGGTCGGAAGGTCGTATCCAGACCTTGGACGATATCCGCAACACCGTGGTGGCGACGCGCAACGGCGTGACCGTGCGCGTCAGCGACATTGCCGACGTAAGGTTCGGCTCACTTGCCCGCAACGGTGTCGTGACGGCAGACGCGGCTGGTGAGGCCGTGTGGGGCATGGTGCTCGGCCTGCGTGGAGCCAATGCGCGCACCGTAGTGGACGGCGTGAAGGCGCGTTTCGCTTCTCTTGAGCCGCAGCTACCCGAGGGCGCCCGCATCGTGATTTTCTACGATCGCAGCGAACTGATCGGCAAGGCGGTCTGGACCGTGCAGAAAGTGCTGCTTGAGGCCATCTTGTTCGTCGTCGTCCTGCTGCTGCTTTTCCTCGGAAATCTGCGCTCGGCGCTTGTGGTTTCGCTGATCCTGCCGCTGGCGGTGCTGACGACTTTCGGCGTGATGCGCATGCTGGGGTGGTCGGCAAACATCATGTCGCTCGGCGGTCTTGCCATCGCCATAGGCTTGCTGGTCGATTGCGCCGTCGTGGTCGTGGAAAATGTGGAGCACCGCCTTTCCACTGTCGAGAAGCCCACTCTTGCCGCGCGTCTGCGCCTCGCCCTTGAGGCCACGCGTGAAGTTGCCGTGCCACTCGTATCGGGCGTCGCCATCATCATTCTGGTGTTCATGCCGCTACTCGCCTTGCAGGGTCTGGAAGGTCGGCTGTTCAGTCCGGTCGCGCTCACCATCGTGGTCGCGTTGATCGCTGCGCTGCTGCTCTCGCTGACCGTGGTGCCCGCGCTCTCCGCCCATCTGCTGCGCGCCGGCGCGCATGCCGAGCCGTGGCTGGTGCGCAAGTTGCACGCCGGCTACGATCCGCTGCTCGCCTATGTGATGCGGCGGCCCATTGGCGTTGTCGTGGCAGTCGCGATCGGCATCGCAGCGGCTGTCGTCGTCTTTCCGCGCATAGGCAGCACCTTCATGCCCGTCATGGATGAGGGCACGCCTGTCATTACCATCCGCAAGTTTCCAACCATCTCGGTCGACGAAGCGGCGCAGACAGATCTACGCATTCAGCAAGCCCTCAAGGCGGAGATTCCCGAAATTCGGCGGGTCATCGCCCGCGCCGGCGCCGACGAACTCGGCATCGATCCAGTCGGCCTCAACGAGACCGACATGTTCATGACACTGGCGCCGCGCCGCGAGTGGCGTGGCGACGACATGCGCTGGTTTCTCGGCGAATTGCGGCGCGTGCTCGACAGTGTTCCGGGCATAAGCTACGCGCTGACCCAGCCGATCGACATGCGGGTTCAGGAAATGATCATCGGCGCGCGCGGCGACGTCGTTGTCAAAGTGTTCGGCGACGACATCGCTACCTTGAACCGGGTGGGCCGCGACGTCGCCGCGGCGATCCGCTCCGTCCCGGGCGCGATTGATGTGTTCGCACTTCGCAACGCCGGAATGCGCTACTTCACGGTCGCGGTCGATCGCGCTCAGGCGGGCCGCTTCGGATTGAACGCCGCGGAGGTCCAGGAGGCGCTCAGGGTCTGGGTTGACGGGCGCCGCCTTGGTATCGTGCTGGAGGGTCAGGTGCGCACGCCACTGGTGGTCCGCGGCGAGGAGCGTCTCCGCGTGTCGGCCGCCGACCTTGCGAGGGTGCCGGTCGTGCTTCCTGGCGGGGGCACGGTCGAACTGGCCCAGGTCGCGAACATCAAGGTCGAGGACGGACCCATTCAGGTGATCCGGGAGGACGGTCAGCGGTTCGCGACCGTACTGGCCAACGTGCGCGGGCGCGACCTCGTCGGCTTCGTCAACGACGCCAAGGCGGCCGCGGCGCGCATCGAGCTGCCCAAAGGATATTCGCTGGTCTGGGGCGGCCAGTTCGAAAACCAGCAGCGGGCGGCGGCGCGACTGACGATCGTGGTGCCGATTGCACTAGGCGCCATCTTCCTGTTGCTGTATTTGACGTTCGGGTCGTTAAGACAGGCTGCGCTGGTTTTCTGTAACGTTCCGTTTGCGACGATCGGCGGCGTTGTCGCGCTGTGGGCGTCAGGCGAATTTCTTTCGGTACCTGCCTCCGTCGGCTTTATCGCTCTCATGGGCATTGCCGTTCTCAACGGCGTGGTGCTGGTATCCTACATCAACGAGGTCTGCGCCCGCGGTACACTGCCGTTCCGCGAGGCCGTGATGGAGGGAGCGCGACGCAGACTGCGACCCGTCACCCTGACGGCGTCGATCGCGGCGCTCGGCCTCACGCCGTTCCTATTCGCCGATGGGCCGGGCTCGGAAATCCAGCGCCCGCTTGCGATCGTCGTGATCGGCGGATTGATCACCGCAACGGCGTTGACGCTGCTGCTGCTGCCCATCCTTTACGACCGCTTTGCGTTGCCTCGGGCTGAACGCCGAAAGCTGGCCGAACAGGAACCAGACCTCGAACAGGTCGGAGAGGCGTCGGACACCCCGCATCGGCCTGCGCAGATCATCACGCAGGACGTGTCGGCGCATCGGGCCGCTTTCCCCAGGCCTGCGGCTGCTGACGATCGGGCGACGGCCGAGGGCTGA
- a CDS encoding LysR substrate-binding domain-containing protein — protein sequence MSTPLPPFDFDLLRTFIAVVDNASFTRAAERVGRTQSTVSLQIRKLEQNLGRQVFERDGRDFLLTPDGEILLNYARQLLHLADEATSRILQPDVEGDVRLGTPEDFATVYLPDILARFARTHPRVALEVNCNFSFNLLEGFSKGEYDLVLVKREPQGPSGGISVWRDTLVWVSGPKLVLDATRPLPLVLAPAPDVYRKRALAALQAAKREWRIVYTSPSSEGLQAAVRAGLGVTVLSKDMAPEGLIMLGAEHNLPTMLDAEIALYRAPGTLSRAAELLADHITHSLEIAAGRGNAT from the coding sequence TTGAGCACACCATTGCCGCCGTTCGACTTTGATCTGCTCCGCACGTTCATCGCGGTGGTGGACAATGCCAGCTTCACCCGCGCTGCTGAGCGCGTTGGCCGCACGCAATCCACCGTCAGCCTGCAGATCAGAAAGCTTGAACAGAACCTTGGACGTCAGGTGTTCGAACGCGACGGCCGCGACTTCCTGCTGACGCCAGATGGTGAGATCCTGCTGAATTATGCGCGGCAGTTGCTCCATCTTGCCGACGAAGCAACTTCACGCATCCTCCAGCCTGACGTCGAAGGCGATGTTCGTCTTGGGACACCCGAAGATTTCGCGACCGTCTACCTTCCGGACATATTGGCGCGATTTGCACGAACCCATCCGCGCGTCGCCTTGGAGGTCAATTGCAATTTCAGCTTCAATCTGCTCGAGGGCTTTTCCAAGGGGGAGTACGATCTCGTTTTGGTAAAACGCGAGCCCCAGGGGCCGTCAGGCGGAATTTCCGTCTGGCGCGACACCTTGGTCTGGGTGAGTGGACCCAAGCTGGTGCTGGACGCCACCCGTCCCCTTCCCCTGGTGCTGGCGCCCGCGCCCGATGTCTATCGCAAGCGGGCTCTGGCGGCCCTTCAAGCTGCCAAACGGGAATGGCGGATCGTATATACCAGCCCGAGCAGCGAGGGCCTTCAGGCTGCTGTCCGCGCCGGCCTGGGAGTGACGGTGCTGTCGAAGGATATGGCGCCGGAAGGCCTGATCATGTTGGGCGCAGAACATAACCTTCCAACAATGCTCGATGCCGAAATCGCATTGTATCGGGCGCCTGGGACCTTATCCCGCGCTGCTGAGCTCCTTGCAGACCATATTACCCATTCACTGGAAATTGCGGCCGGACGCGGCAACGCCACCTAG
- a CDS encoding ABC transporter substrate-binding protein → MFRKLAFTAFAGALLAASTLSASAETDLKFALDWKFEGPSAPYFVAIDKGYYKAEDLNVTVDSGPGSVAGIARVAAGTYPIGFFDINSLARFRDQNPDKDIKGVLMVYDRPPFSIVSLAKSGINAPKDLEGKILGAPAPDGAFAQWKAFVKENKIDDSKVKIENVGFPVREPMLADGKVDAITGFSFSSYFNLMSKGIAEKDIKVMLMSDYGIVLYGNAIMVNPEFAKANPKVVEGFVRATVKGIVDTIKDPDSAIKSVMKRNETADEKIELARLKMSLKDNIATPWAKANGVGGIDDKRMDQAIEQIAVTYEFKSAKPKGSDLFTSQYLPPAADRKF, encoded by the coding sequence ATGTTTCGCAAGCTGGCATTCACCGCGTTCGCGGGCGCGCTCCTCGCCGCCTCCACCCTCTCGGCCAGCGCCGAAACCGATCTCAAATTCGCCCTCGACTGGAAATTCGAAGGTCCTTCCGCGCCGTATTTCGTCGCCATCGACAAGGGCTACTACAAGGCCGAAGACCTCAACGTCACCGTCGATTCCGGCCCGGGCTCGGTCGCCGGCATCGCGCGCGTCGCGGCGGGCACCTATCCGATCGGTTTCTTCGACATCAATTCGCTGGCGCGCTTCCGCGACCAGAACCCGGACAAGGACATCAAGGGCGTGCTGATGGTCTATGACCGTCCGCCGTTCTCGATCGTCAGCCTCGCGAAGTCGGGCATCAACGCGCCGAAGGACCTCGAAGGCAAGATCCTGGGTGCGCCGGCGCCGGATGGCGCGTTCGCGCAGTGGAAAGCCTTCGTCAAGGAAAACAAGATCGACGACAGCAAGGTCAAGATCGAGAATGTCGGCTTCCCGGTGCGCGAGCCGATGCTCGCCGACGGCAAGGTCGACGCCATCACCGGCTTCTCGTTCTCGTCCTACTTCAACCTGATGTCCAAGGGCATCGCCGAGAAGGACATCAAGGTGATGCTGATGTCGGACTACGGCATCGTATTGTACGGCAACGCCATCATGGTGAACCCGGAATTCGCCAAGGCCAATCCGAAGGTGGTCGAAGGCTTCGTGCGCGCCACCGTCAAGGGCATCGTTGACACCATCAAGGATCCGGACAGCGCGATCAAATCGGTGATGAAGCGCAACGAGACCGCCGACGAGAAGATCGAACTGGCGCGGCTCAAAATGTCGCTGAAGGACAATATCGCCACCCCCTGGGCGAAGGCCAATGGCGTCGGCGGCATTGACGACAAGCGCATGGATCAGGCCATCGAGCAGATCGCCGTGACCTATGAGTTCAAGAGCGCGAAGCCCAAGGGCTCCGACCTGTTCACCTCGCAATACCTTCCTCCTGCCGCCGACCGGAAGTTCTGA
- a CDS encoding ABC transporter ATP-binding protein, giving the protein MVAFVDIDGVTLKYRGATGDIVALQDATLKIERGEFAAVVGPSGCGKSSLMRLVTGLHKPTAGTIAIDGKEVTGPVKMAGMAFQNANMLPWRKVIDNVLLPLEIVEPYRSQFRGNRKEFRAMAEKLLATVGLAGFGDRFPWELSGGMQQRVSLCRSLIHEPALLMLDEPFAALDAFTREELWCVLRDLWQRLGFTVILVTHDLREAAFLADNIYVMSARPGQIVQVKSVDIPRPRDLKVTYDKDFGDIVYELRMKIAEVRQA; this is encoded by the coding sequence ATGGTCGCATTCGTAGACATTGATGGCGTCACGCTGAAATACCGTGGCGCCACCGGGGACATCGTCGCCCTTCAGGATGCCACGCTGAAAATCGAGCGTGGCGAATTCGCCGCCGTGGTCGGGCCGTCCGGCTGCGGCAAGTCCTCGTTGATGCGGCTGGTCACCGGGTTGCACAAGCCGACCGCCGGCACCATCGCGATCGACGGCAAGGAAGTCACCGGCCCCGTCAAGATGGCTGGCATGGCGTTCCAGAACGCCAACATGCTGCCGTGGCGCAAGGTGATCGACAACGTGCTGTTGCCGCTGGAGATCGTCGAGCCCTACCGCTCGCAGTTCCGCGGCAACAGAAAAGAATTCCGCGCGATGGCGGAGAAGTTGCTGGCCACCGTCGGCCTCGCCGGCTTCGGCGACCGTTTTCCGTGGGAATTGTCGGGCGGCATGCAGCAGCGAGTCTCGCTGTGCCGCTCGCTGATTCACGAACCCGCGCTCCTGATGCTCGACGAACCCTTCGCCGCACTCGATGCCTTCACCCGCGAGGAGCTGTGGTGCGTACTGCGCGACCTGTGGCAGCGGCTCGGCTTCACCGTGATCCTGGTGACGCACGACCTTCGCGAGGCGGCGTTCCTCGCCGACAACATCTATGTCATGAGCGCGCGCCCCGGCCAGATCGTGCAGGTCAAGTCGGTCGATATTCCGCGTCCGCGCGATCTCAAGGTCACCTACGATAAGGACTTCGGCGACATCGTCTACGAATTGCGCATGAAGATCGCGGAGGTTCGGCAGGCATGA
- a CDS encoding ABC transporter permease, which translates to MNSRILERASPWVFTVIIFLIWEVSCIIFNINSSVLQPPSAAFAAMFKYWKVFAYNSWVTLWVTMVGFALAVGFGVMLGLLVGWSRTIYRGMYPVMVGFNTIPKVAIVPLLILWFGIGELPAIITAFLISFFPIVVNIATGLATTEPELEDVLRALGAGKLDIMLKVGIPRALPYFFGSLKVAITLAFVGTVVSETLGANAGLGYLIALEGASFRMANVYAALLLLAFEGVLMYAVFAWVEQRFTKWAFRSQMNAG; encoded by the coding sequence ATGAATTCCCGCATTCTCGAAAGGGCCTCGCCCTGGGTCTTCACCGTCATCATCTTCCTGATCTGGGAAGTGTCGTGCATCATCTTCAACATCAACTCTTCAGTGCTGCAGCCGCCGTCGGCGGCGTTCGCCGCGATGTTCAAATACTGGAAAGTGTTCGCCTATAATTCATGGGTTACTTTGTGGGTGACGATGGTCGGCTTCGCGCTGGCGGTCGGCTTCGGCGTCATGCTGGGTCTGCTGGTCGGCTGGTCGCGCACGATCTATCGCGGCATGTATCCGGTGATGGTCGGCTTCAACACGATCCCGAAGGTCGCGATCGTGCCGCTCCTGATCCTGTGGTTCGGCATCGGCGAATTGCCGGCGATCATCACCGCGTTCCTGATCTCGTTCTTCCCGATCGTGGTCAACATCGCCACGGGGCTGGCCACCACCGAACCGGAACTCGAGGACGTGCTGCGCGCGCTCGGCGCCGGCAAGCTCGACATCATGCTCAAGGTCGGCATTCCCCGCGCGCTGCCGTATTTCTTCGGCTCGCTCAAGGTGGCGATCACGCTGGCCTTCGTCGGCACCGTGGTGTCGGAGACGCTGGGCGCCAATGCCGGCCTCGGCTATCTGATCGCGCTGGAAGGCGCCTCGTTCCGCATGGCCAATGTCTACGCAGCATTGCTGCTGCTCGCCTTCGAAGGCGTACTGATGTACGCGGTATTTGCCTGGGTCGAGCAGCGTTTCACCAAGTGGGCCTTTCGATCGCAGATGAACGCGGGCTGA
- a CDS encoding ABC transporter ATP-binding protein/permease, protein MNKHAPGESAAHDSTTSSIVEVVAETGKQIEPPPPELVEPDPDLTPEEAEQARRDYLLTRFWISARGFWSKSGDRLAWAFSIGLLLLIITNVGFQYGINVWNRAIFDAIEKRDAASVWHLTGVFFPLAIGSVMLGVAQVYARMGIQRRWRAWLTNSVVSRWLTQGRYYQLNLVGGDHQNPEYRIAEDLRIATDSPVDFAAGVISAFLSATTFIVVLWTIGGALTLSIGGSVVTIPGFLVIAAVLYAGIASGSIMTIGRAFVQTSEDKNQAEAEYRYALTRVRENGESIALLGGEEEERAGIDRTFGSVLKQWARLAHQHMRTTLVSQGSSLIAPVVPLLLCAPKFLDGSMSLGQVMQAASAFTIVQAAFGWLVDNYPRLADWNACARRISSLMMSLDGLERAERGDGIGRITRGETTGDTMLSLHNLSVTLDDGTAVVGDAEVAIEPGERLLVAGESGTGKSTLVRAIAGLWPWGGGSINFHPDRRLFMLPQKPYVPSGTLRRAAAYPAAAEDWSVEEIGVALDKVGLGHLKEKIEEDAPWDQTLSGGEKQRLAFARLFLHKPDIIVLDEATSALDAKSQDRMMELLTQELPSATVVSVAHRAELEVFHSRKIVLERRKGGAKLVSDIDLIPRKGKRKLLGRFLRGRKTAK, encoded by the coding sequence ATGAACAAGCATGCCCCGGGCGAATCGGCCGCTCACGACTCCACCACGTCCTCCATCGTCGAAGTCGTCGCCGAGACCGGCAAGCAAATCGAGCCGCCGCCGCCGGAGCTCGTCGAGCCCGATCCGGATCTGACGCCCGAAGAAGCCGAGCAGGCGCGGCGCGACTACCTGCTGACGCGGTTCTGGATCAGCGCCCGCGGCTTCTGGAGTAAGTCCGGCGACAGACTCGCCTGGGCGTTCTCGATCGGGCTGTTGCTGCTGATCATCACCAATGTCGGCTTCCAATACGGCATCAACGTCTGGAATCGCGCGATCTTCGATGCCATCGAGAAGCGCGATGCCGCCTCGGTCTGGCATCTCACGGGCGTGTTCTTTCCGCTGGCGATCGGCAGCGTGATGCTCGGCGTGGCGCAGGTGTACGCCCGGATGGGCATCCAGCGCCGCTGGCGGGCCTGGTTGACCAATTCAGTCGTGTCGCGCTGGCTCACCCAAGGACGCTACTACCAGCTCAATCTGGTCGGCGGCGACCACCAGAACCCGGAATACCGCATCGCCGAGGATTTGCGCATCGCCACCGACTCGCCGGTCGATTTCGCCGCCGGCGTGATCTCCGCGTTCCTGTCGGCGACCACCTTCATCGTCGTGCTGTGGACCATCGGCGGCGCGCTGACGTTGTCGATCGGCGGCTCGGTCGTCACCATCCCAGGCTTCCTCGTGATCGCTGCCGTGCTGTATGCCGGCATTGCCTCCGGCTCGATCATGACCATCGGCCGCGCCTTCGTGCAGACCTCGGAAGACAAGAATCAGGCCGAGGCCGAGTACCGCTATGCGCTGACGCGCGTGCGTGAAAACGGCGAAAGCATCGCGCTGCTCGGCGGCGAGGAGGAAGAGCGCGCCGGCATCGACCGCACCTTCGGATCTGTGCTGAAGCAGTGGGCGCGGCTGGCGCACCAGCACATGCGGACGACGCTGGTGTCGCAGGGCTCCAGCCTGATTGCGCCGGTGGTGCCGCTTTTGTTGTGTGCCCCGAAATTTCTTGACGGCAGCATGTCGCTCGGCCAGGTGATGCAGGCGGCATCGGCCTTTACTATCGTGCAGGCGGCGTTCGGCTGGCTGGTCGACAACTATCCGCGGCTGGCCGACTGGAATGCCTGTGCGCGGCGGATTTCCTCGCTGATGATGTCGCTCGACGGCCTGGAGCGCGCCGAGCGCGGCGACGGCATCGGCCGTATCACGCGCGGCGAGACCACCGGCGACACCATGCTCAGCCTGCACAATCTGTCGGTGACGCTCGACGACGGCACGGCCGTGGTCGGTGACGCCGAAGTCGCGATCGAGCCCGGCGAGCGGCTGCTAGTCGCTGGCGAGAGCGGCACCGGCAAGAGCACGCTGGTGCGCGCCATTGCCGGGCTGTGGCCATGGGGCGGCGGCAGTATCAATTTCCATCCCGACCGCCGGCTGTTCATGCTGCCGCAGAAACCCTACGTGCCGTCCGGCACGCTGCGCCGCGCAGCCGCCTATCCGGCCGCCGCGGAAGACTGGAGCGTCGAGGAAATCGGCGTGGCGCTCGACAAGGTCGGGCTCGGCCATCTCAAGGAGAAGATCGAGGAAGACGCGCCATGGGACCAGACATTGTCCGGCGGTGAAAAGCAGCGCCTCGCCTTCGCGCGGCTGTTCCTGCACAAGCCCGATATCATCGTGCTGGACGAGGCGACCTCGGCGCTCGACGCCAAGAGTCAGGACAGGATGATGGAGCTGCTGACGCAGGAGCTGCCCAGCGCCACCGTGGTCTCGGTGGCGCATCGCGCCGAGCTCGAAGTGTTTCACAGCCGCAAGATCGTGCTCGAACGCCGCAAGGGCGGCGCCAAGCTGGTCAGCGACATCGACCTGATCCCCCGCAAGGGCAAGCGCAAGCTGCTTGGACGGTTCTTGCGAGGACGAAAAACGGCGAAATAA
- the gntA gene encoding guanitoxin biosynthesis heme-dependent pre-guanitoxin N-hydroxylase GntA — protein MMVDESSRIADKFRELIASAPFPCVGAKSALAKGQMNVIVARDMRSNWDDRRIYDGISEIVEKYRGNRALFQSFAVIFEGPGDLNEESFEHFLWKRAESLSNKDAWLGQEYDRRVSSDPGDPHFSLSFEGEAFFIVGMHPHASRLARRFERPVLVFNLHDQFEQLRELGKYEKLRDTILSRDVAISGSINPMLAQHGTISEARQYSGRPVDENWKCPFHPVERT, from the coding sequence ATGATGGTTGATGAGAGTTCGCGTATCGCGGACAAGTTCCGCGAGTTGATTGCTTCTGCTCCGTTTCCCTGTGTCGGCGCCAAATCGGCGCTCGCCAAGGGTCAGATGAACGTCATCGTCGCGCGTGACATGCGTTCCAACTGGGACGACCGCCGCATCTATGACGGCATTTCGGAGATCGTCGAAAAATACCGCGGCAATCGCGCGCTGTTCCAGAGTTTCGCAGTGATCTTCGAAGGCCCCGGCGATCTCAATGAGGAGTCCTTCGAGCACTTCCTGTGGAAGCGTGCCGAGTCGCTGTCGAACAAGGACGCATGGCTCGGTCAGGAATATGACCGCCGCGTCTCGAGCGATCCCGGCGATCCGCATTTCTCATTGAGCTTTGAAGGCGAGGCGTTCTTCATCGTTGGCATGCACCCACATGCCAGCCGGCTGGCGCGACGCTTCGAACGTCCGGTACTGGTGTTCAACCTGCACGACCAGTTCGAGCAATTGCGCGAGCTCGGCAAATACGAAAAACTGCGCGATACCATCCTGAGCCGCGACGTCGCGATCTCCGGCTCGATCAATCCGATGCTGGCGCAGCACGGCACCATTTCCGAAGCGCGGCAGTACAGCGGCCGGCCGGTCGATGAAAACTGGAAATGTCCGTTCCACCCGGTGGAGAGAACATGA